In one window of Eleutherodactylus coqui strain aEleCoq1 chromosome 10, aEleCoq1.hap1, whole genome shotgun sequence DNA:
- the LOC136580159 gene encoding torsin-1A-like, which translates to MKLQDFYPIFTFFANVGYNIQEKFQTECDYLACHTDLVPPDCECCITEGSVNLTALQDDLEKEVFGQHLAKQVVLKLMQIEKRSKPLVLSFHGLTGSGKTYVSQFLAKHFTPMGVESKFVHKIVASASFPHVTQVKTYQDQLLAWIRGNVSRCERSLFIFDEIDKVHPEILHSLIPYLDYHDTIEGVSYRKSVFIFISNTGANVISDPALEFWRQGKRREEIQLNEVEPKLRSYLENTMGSEFYKCDLIKKNVIDVFVPFLPLELEHVKECVRAELRRQGRAEDQEAISRIANGMAYYPKGENAFSRNGCKNVHVRVNLD; encoded by the exons ATGAAGCTGCAAGATTTTTACCCGATTTTTACCTTCTTCGCTAATGTTGGTTACAATATACAAGAGAAATTCCAGACTGAATGTGATTACTTGGCTTGCCATACGGATCTGGTGCCCCCGGACTGTGAATGCTGTATTACCGAGGGAAGTGTCAACCTCACAG CTCTGCAGGATGACTTGGAGAAGGAAGTATTTGGGCAGCACCTAGCCAAGCAGGTCGTCTTGAAGTTAATGCAGATTGAAAAACGAAGTAAACCCCTCGTCCTCTCTTTTCATGGTCTGACCGGAAGTGGCAAGACTTACGTTAGTCAGTTCCTAGCCAAACATTTCACTCCAATGGGCGTGGAGAGTAAATTTGTGCATAAGATTGTGGCATCGGCTAGTTTTCCACATGTGACTCAAGTTAAAACATACCAG GACCAGTTGCTCGCATGGATCAGAGGGAATGTATCACGTTGTGAGCGCTCTTTATTCATATTTGATGAAATTGACAAGGTGCATCCAGAAATCTTACACTCCCTCATACCTTACCTGGATTATCATGACACAATTGAAGGCGTGTCTTACAGAAAGAGCGTTTTCATCTTTATCAG TAATACCGGAGCAAATGTTATCTCCGATCCGGCTCTGGAGTTCTGGAGGcaaggaaagagaagggaggagatCCAGTTGAATGAAGTAGAACCTAAACTGCGTTCTTATTTGGAGAATACGATGGGCA GTGAATTTTACAAGTGCGACCTGatcaaaaaaaatgttattgacGTCTTTGTGCCGTTTCTGCCTTTGGAATTGGAGCATGTAAAGGAATGTGTGAGGGCGGAGCTTCGGAGGCAAGGAAGAGCAGAAGACCAAGAGGCTATCTCCAGAATCGCCAACGGCATGGCTTATTACCCAAAAGGGGAGAACGCTTTTTCTCGAAATGGCTGCAAAAATGTGCACGTACGAGTGAATTTAGACTAA
- the C10H9orf78 gene encoding splicing factor C9orf78 homolog, with the protein MPAGKMFRRRRASSSDEEEEDEGVAREVRMKLEEAKEVQSLRKRPNGVSAAALLVGENLPEESVLADDPFKMNTGGMVDMKKLKDRGKDRLGEDEDLNLGTSFSAETNRRDEDADMMKYIETELKKRKGIIENEEKKVKPKSAEDCLYELPDSIKVSSAKKTEEMLSNQMLSGIPEVDLGIEAKIKNIISTEDAKARLLAEQQNKKKDKQTSFVPTNMAVNYVQHNRFYQEDLNTPLRRHKEEPKARPLRVGDTEKPEPEKSPPNRKRPSNEKATDDYHYEKFKKMNRRY; encoded by the exons ATGCCAGCCGGTAAAATGTTCCGCAGAAGAAGAGCCTCCAGCTcggacgaggaggaggaagatgaagggGTGGCCAGAGAGGTTAG AATGAAACTAGAAGAAGCTAAAGAAGTGCAGAGTCTAAGAAAGCGACCCAATGGTGTCAG CGCCGCAGCTTTATTAGTAGGAGAGAATTTGCCAGAAGAATCCGTATTGGCG GATGATCCTTTCAAAATGAACACTGGAGGGATGGTGGACATGAAGAAGCTGAAGGACCGCGGGAAGGACAG ACTTGGTGAAGATGAAGATCTGAACTTGGGAACCTCATTCTCTGCGGAAACCAACCGGAGGGATGAAGATGCTGACAT GATGAAGTACATCGAAACTGAgctaaagaaaagaaaaggaatcATCGAGAATGAGGAGAAGAAGGTGAAGCCAAAAAGTGCAGAGGATTGCTTGTACGAGCTCCCGGACAGCATCAAGGTGTCTTCCGCCAAGAAGACTGAGGAGATGTTGTCCAATCAGATGCTAAGTGGGATCCCTGAGGTGGACCTGGGTATAGA agcaaaaatcaaaaacatcatcTCCACGGAGGACGCCAAGGCCCGCTTACTGGCCGAGCAGCAAAATAAGAAGAAAGACAAGCAGACTTCTTTCGTGCCCACCAACATGGCCGTCAACTATGTGCAGCACAATCGAT TCTACCAGGAAGACCTGAACACCCCTTTGAGACGTCACAAGGAGGAGCCCAAAGCACGTCCCCTCCGTGTAGGCGACACAGAGAAGCCGGAACCTGAAA AATCTCCTCCAAATCGCAAGCGTCCATCCAATGAGAAGGCCACAGACGACTATCATTATGAGAAGTTTAAGAAAATGAACAGACGTTACTAA
- the LOC136580158 gene encoding torsin-1A-like, whose product MKLLRAALWLLLPVIAQTEPISITVGTVSVITGIISYYGLHNYFWGSSRMEGTVNVTALQLDFDKNIFGQHLAKQVILKAVPRFLSNENPKKPLALSLHGWTGTGKNYVSQILVNNMYSEHMQKKCVRTIVATLHFPHANQVQKYKDQLQAMVKNAVKDCERSIFVFDEIDKMHPGLIDAIKPFLDYYDNIDGVSYRKAIFIFLSNAGGEKIAELSLKFWRAGRSREEIKLSDVERDVYLSAFNKKDSGYWHSSLIEKNLIDVFVPFFPMEFQHVKMCVKAELERRGFVASEETTTAIAKEMTYYPSGDKVYSVKGCKTVSTKLDLFL is encoded by the exons ATGAAGCTTTTGAGAGCGGCGCTGTGGTTGTTACTCCCGGTGATCGCCCAGACGGAGCCGATCTCCATCACGGTCGGGACTGTGTCGGTCATCACCGGGATCATCTCTTACTATGGCCTGCACAACTACTTCTGGGGCAGCAGCCGGATGGAGGGAACGGTTAATGTCACAG CGCTGCAGTTGGACTTTGACAAGAACATATTCGGGCAGCACCTGGCCAAGCAGGTGATCCTGAAGGCCGTGCCGCGATTCCTGAGCAACGAAAACCCTAAGAAACCCTTGGCGCTCTCCTTACACGGCTGGACCGGAACCGGCAAGAACTACGTCAGCCAGATCCTGGTCAACAACATGTACTCCGAACACATGCAGAAGAAGTGCGTGCGGACCATCGTGGCAACACTTCACTTCCCGCACGCCAACCAGGTCCAGAAATACAAG GACCAGCTGCAGGCGATGGTCAAGAACGCTGTGAAAGACTGTGAGCGCTCCATCTTCGTATTTGATGAGATTGATAAAATGCACCCAGGACTCATCGATGCCATCAAGCCTTTCCTCGATTACTATGACAACATCGATGGTGTTTCATACCGGAAGGCCATCTTTATTTTCCTCAG TAACGCGGGAGGAGAGAAGATCGCCGAGTTATCGTTAAAATTTTGGAGGGCTGGAAGGAGTCGAGAGGAAATCAAATTATCCGATGTGGAAAGAGATGTCTATTTGTCTGCCTTCAACAAGAAAGACA GTGGATATTGGCACAGCAGCCTAATAGAGAAAAACCTCATTGACGTCTTTGTGCCATTTTTCCCCATGGAGTTTCAGCACGTGAAGATGTGTGTGAAGGCCGAGCTCGAACGCCGCGGGTTTGTGGCCTCTGAAGAGACCACAACCGCCATCGCCAAGGAGATGACTTACTACCCCTCTGGGGATAAAGTTTACTCTGTAAAAGGCTGCAAAACTGTGTCCACAAAGCTGGATCTATTCCTATGA